DNA from Rhizobacter sp. J219:
GCTGGGCACCGCCTTGCGCTCGACGCAGAGCTTGAGGATGAGCTGGCCACCCACGCCTTCCATCAGCGCACTGTGCTTTTCGCCGCGGGGCTCGACCCAGCCGGCCGATTCGGGTTGCGAGGCACCACATTCGATGAAGCGGCCATTGAGCAGGCGCTTCTCGATCTCGGTGGAGGAGGGCGGCTCCCAGGAGCCGATGCGGTAGAGGAGGGCGTTCTTGAACATGGGCCGCGGATTCTAGGTGGCGGCCCTGGCTTTCCCTCGGTTCGGAAGGGCTGGAACGACAAATCGTTGACAGCCTGGTCGGCAGCTTCTATAAAACAAACATTCCGAAAACAGTAAACGTAGAACAAACGTTCTACAAGCGTTCCAACGACAGTGGTGCCGCCAACGGACGCCACGAGGAGACAACGATGACGCGTTCGGGAATCGCCACCGGCCGGCTGGCCAGGGCCGTGCTCGGCTTCACCTTGTGCGGGGCCTTGTGGGGCCTCGCCGCGCCGGCGCAGGCCGACGGGCCCGGCCTGCCCAACCTCAGCTACGGCAGCAACGAGGTCTTCAGGCCGATCACCATCCTCAACAGCGACGTGTCGGGCAGCGCGCGCGGCCACGGCACGGTGCAGATGGTCAACGGCTACCTCTTCGTGCCCTTCGGCCGCGACTCAGGCGCCTCGGGCGGCGGCTTCGCGTTCTACGACATGAGCAACCCGCGTGCGCCGGTGCGGGTGTCGCAGACCAACGTGACCGCGCTGCGCGAACCGCACGGCTTCGGCTTCAGCAACAGCTACCCGGGCCGCTATGTGGTCATGCAGTCGATCGGCGGCATCCAGTTCTGGGACATCACCAACGAACGTGCGCCCACGCTGCTGCGCGACATGACGCTGCCCGGCATCGCCGAGTCCGACTACGCGCTCGGCGCGTGGTGGGCCTTCTGGCAGGCGCCGTATGTCTACGTGGGCGGCTCGGGCAACGGCATCTACGTGGTCGATGCCACCGACCCGCGCAACCCGACGCTGGTGCGGCAGGTCCCCACCAGCGCCTGGGGCGGCTTTCGCGTCGGGCCGGTGTTTGCCGTCGGCAACCTGCTGATCGGCACGCACAACGAAGGCTCGGGCATCGTCTCGCTCGACATCGGCAACCCGCGCGACCCGCGCGTCATCGCCTCCACCACCGCGAGCGCCGCGCACTACGGGACGATCGTCAACGGCGAGCGCCTCATCACCGCCGGCCTCGACAACCGGCTGCATGTGCACGACATCAGCGACCCGCGTGTCTTCCCGCAGGTCCTGCAGTCGCCCGACACGGGCGGGCGCGGCGGTTATGTGTCGACGCAGCGCGGCTTCGCCCACGCCGGCTTCTCGAACAAGTACGCCAAGATCAACCTCTCCACGGGGGCGATCGTCGGCACCGGCACCTCGAACATCGCCAACCGCGACGAAGACTTCGGCACCGTCTTTGGCAACCTCGTGCTGGTGGGCAACGACCACGGCAACGGCAGCGCGATCATGCCGCACCAGGCGGGGCCCATCACCGGCTCGGCCGCGGTGAACATGGTCTCGCCCAAGAACAACGCGACCAACCAGCCGGTGACGAGCCGCGTCGGCATCACGCTCACCGACCAGATCGACCTGCGCACCGTCTCGACCAGCACCTTCATCGTGCGGCCGCTGGGCGGCGCAGCGCTCGCCGGCAAGTACAGCGGGCAGTCGGGCATCCTCAATTTCTCGCCCGATGCGCCGCTGCTGCCGGGCACCACCTACGAGGTGGTGGTCGTGGCGGGTGGCATGAAAGACGACGTGGGCATCGGCGTGGCCGGCTTCAGCTCGCGCTTCACCACCGCCGGCACCGCGCCGACGCTCGGCTGCACGCTCGCAGCGCGCACGCCGGCGCTCGTCGGCAGCACCGTCGGCTTCAGCCCGGCGAGCGCCAGCGGCAGCAACCTGCAGTATTCGTGGAACTTCGGCGACGGCACCAGCACCGGCTTTTCCACCTCGCCGAACGCAACCCGCGCCTACGCCGCGCCGGGCCACTACGGGGTGGTGCTCACCGTGCGCAGCGGCAGTGGTGGCGCCACCAGCACCTGCTCGGCCACGCAGACCATCCACACCCAGCCGACCGCGACCGCGCCGCGTTCATCGTCGACCATCGCCTTCGACTCGACGCGCAACCGCGTGTGGGTGGTGAACTCCGACAACGATTCGGTGACCGCCATCAACGCGGCCACCAACACGCCGCTCTTCGAGCAGGCGGTGGGCCTGAACCCGCAGACGCTCGCGCAGGCGCCCGACGGCCGCATCTGGGTGGCCAACGCGGGCTCGGGCACGGTGAGCATCCTCGACCCGACGAGCGGCGCCGTGGTGCAGACGCTCGACCTCGGCCTCGGCTCGCGCCCCTTTGGCGTCGTCTTCAACCCGCTCGGCACCGCCGCCTTCGTCACGCTGCAGGGCAGCGGGCGGGTGCTCAAGCTGCACCCGGGCACTGGCGCCGTGCAGGCCACGCTCACGGCCGGCAGTTCGCCACGCGGCATGGCGATCTCGGGCGATTCCAACCGGCTGCTCGTCACGCGCTACATCTCGCCGGCCGACCGCGGCGAAGTGGTCGAGATCAACCCGAGCGCCTTCGTCGTCACGCGCACCTTCGCGCTCGCCACCGACCCCGGCCCCGACACCGAAGCCAGCGGCCGCGGCGTGCCCAACTTCCTCACGTCCGTCGCCATCCACCCCGACGGCAAGCGCGCCTGGGTGCCCTCGAAGAAAGACAACACCCTGCGCGGCAGCTTCCGCGACGGCAACCCGCTTACCTTCGAGAGCACGGTGCGCACCATCGTCTCGCAGCTCGACCTGGAGACCAACGCCGAGGTGCTGAGCGCGCGCCGCGACCTCAACGACCGCGACCTCGCGAACGCGGTGGTCTTCAGCCCGCTCGGCGACTACGCCTTCATCTCCACGCAAGGCACCAACCAGATCGAGGTGATGGACGCCTACAGCCGCCAGCTCGTCACCGGCCTGGTCAACGTGGGCCGGGCGCCGCGTGGCCTGCTGATCACGCCGAACGGGCGCCTCTACGTGCAGAACTTCATGTCGCGCAACGTCGCGGTGTACGACGTGAGCGGCCTGCTCAATGCGACCAGCAACACCGCCACCAAGCTGGTCGACATCAACTCGGTGAGCGGCGAGGCGCTCGCGCCCAGCGTGCTCGCCGGCAAGCGCATCTTCTACAACGCCGACGACCGGCGCATGAGCCGCGACAAGTACATCAGCTGCGCGAGCTGCCACCAGGACGGCGGACACGACGGTCGGGTGATGGACTTCACCGACCGCGGCGAAGGCCTGCGCAACACCACCACGCTGGTCGGCCGGCGCGGCATGGGCCACGGGCGTGTGCACTGGACCGGCAACTTCGACGAGATCCAGGACTTCGAGCACGACATCCGCAACGCCTTCGGCGGCACCGGCTTCCTGACCGATGCGCAGTTCAACACCGGCACGCGCAACCAGCCGCTGGGCGACCGCAAGGCCGGCCTGAGCGCCGACCTCGATGCGCTCGCGGCGTATGTGGGGTCGCTCAACAGCGTGGGCCGCAGCCCCTTCCGCAACGCCGATGGCTCGCTCACCGCCGACGGCGTGGCGGGGCAGCAGATCTTCAACGGCAGCGGTGGCTGCGCGAGCTGCCATTCGGGCACCGACTTCACCGACAGCGCCAGCGGCGTGCTGCACGACGTGGGCACGATCAAGGCCTCGTCGGGCCGGCGCCTGGGGGCCACGCTCACCGGCCTGGACACGCCCACGCTCAAGGGACTGTGGGACACCGCGCCCTACCTGCACGACGGCTCGGCCGCCACGCTGATGGACGTCATCACCACCGCCAACCCCGGCAACCGCCACGGCAGCACGAGTGCTCTCACGCCCACGCAGCGCGCACAGCTCGTCGCCTATCTGCAGCAGATCGACGACGGCGTGGACCCGCAGACCTCGGTCAACATCACCAACCTCTCGGTGCGCGACACCGCCAATGCCGCCGACTGGTCGGTGCAGGCGAGCCTGCAGAACGGCGCGGTGCAGTACGGCGACCGCACCTACGCCCTCACCACCGTGCCCGCGCTCGTGGCCGGCGGGCGCTGGATCCGCACCGCCAACGATTCCAAGTCGTACACCGGCGACCCGACCGTCACCTTCACCATCAGCCGCGCGGCCGACGTGTACGTGGCGATCGACGACCGCGTGGGCGCACGCCCGTGGATGACCGGCTGGACCAACACCGGCCAGAAGCTCGTCAACAACGAAGGCGAGCCGAAGAGCTTCACGATCTTCCGCAGGAACTTCCCCGCTGGCACCGTGAGCCTGGGCCCGTCGACCTCGGCCGGCAGCATGTACACGGTGATCGTCAAGTAGTCCCCATCGAGCAAGGGCCTGACCACAAGGCCCACCACCCCAAAACCGTCCACGAAGGAGACACCTCGTGCTTCATCTCGACCGAAACTTCCTCGGCCGCGCCCTGCGGCGCCTGTTCGCCGCCACGGCGACGGGCCTCGCCCTGGCGGGCACCGCGCAAGGCGCCAGCGTGCCGGTCGGCTTCGTCGACCGCCAGGTCGCCAGCGGCCTCACCAGCCCCACCTCGATGGCCGTGATGCCCGACGAGCGTGTGCTCGTGGTGCAGCAGAACGGCGTCGTGCGCATCATCAAGAACGACGCGATGCTGGCCACGCCGTTCTACAGCGTGCCCAACGTCGACGCGAGCAACGAGCGTGGCTGCCTCGGTGTGGTGCCCGACCCGGCGTTCAACACCAACCGCTACGTCTACCTCTACTGCACCGTGCGGGTGGGCACGGTGAGCCGCAACCGCGTGATCCGCGTCACCGAGTCGGCCGACCAGGTGGTGGCCGGCAGCGAGCGCGTGATCTTCGAGCTGCCCGACGTGCCCAGCGCCACCAAGTGGCACATGGGCGGCGCGATGCGCTTCGGCATCGACGGCAAGCTCTACGTGGCGGTCGGCAACCACGAAGACAGTCCGCAGCCGGTGGCCACCGCCACCTCGCAGAACCTCGCCAGTGCCTTCGGCAAGATCCTGCGCATCAACGCCGACGGCACCGTCCCGAGCGACAACCCCTTCTTCACGAACCCGGCCAACGCCTACAAGGCGACCTGGGCGCTGGGCTTTCGCAACCCCTTCGTGCTCGACATCCAGCCCGGCACCGGCCTCACCTACATCGGTGACGTGGGCCAGGGCAGCTGGGAAGAGGTGAACCGCGGCCAGCCGGGCGGCAACTACGGCTGGCCGGCGGTGGAAGGGTCGAGCAGCAACACGAACTACCTCAACCCCATCTACGCCTACTCGCATAGCGTGGGCTGCTCCATCACCGGCACCGCGTTCTACAACCCGACGACGCCGCAGTTCGGCACCTCGTACGTGGGGCGCTTCTTCTTCGCCGACTTCTGCAACGGCAGCATCCGCTGGTTCCACCCGTCGAACCCGAGCGCGGTGACGGTGTTTGCGAGCGGCATCGGGAACCCCACCAACATCGGCGTGGCCCCGAGCGGCGCGATGTACTACCTGGCGCGCAACCAGGCCACGGGCACGCCGGCACCCGGCGCCGGCACGGTGGGCAAGATCACCTACACCGGCAGCCAGGCCCCGCGCATCACCGCGCAGCCGCAGAGCCAGACCGTCTACATCGGCACGCCCGTCACCTTCACCGCAGCGGCCGACGGCGCCACCACCGTGCAGTGGCAGCGCAACGGCGCCAACATCAGCGGCGCCACCAGCGGGGCCTACACGCTCTCGAACCCGCAGGTGGCCGACAGCGGGGCGCGCTTCCGCGCGGTCTTCACCAACAGCTTCGGCAGCGTGACGACCGACGAAGGCACGCTCACGGTGACCACCAACCGCGCGCCCACCGCACGCATCGACACCCCGAGCGCCAGCACCGGCTTCGCCACCGGCGACGTCATCAGCTACAGCGGCGGGGGCACCGACCCGGAAGACGGCACCCTGCCGGCCGCCTCGCTCACCTGGAAGGTCGACTTCCAGCACGACACGCATGCGCACACCTTCATCACCCCGGTGGCGGGTGCGGGCGGCAGCTTCACCGTGCCCGACTTCGAGGCCAGCGAAGCCAACATGTGGCTGCGCATCACGCTGACCGTGCGCGATTCGTCGGGCGCGACGCACAGCACCACGCGCGACATCTTCCCGCGCACGCAGGTGAGCAGCTTCCCGGTGATCGGCACGCCGGCCAACGGCTGGGGACCGTATGAGGTGGACCGCAGCAACGGCGAGCAGGGCGCAGCCGACGGCCGGCAGATCTCGATCGGCGGCGTGCTGTACCAGCGCGGCCTCGGCGTGCACGCGCCGTCCGACATCCGATTCAACCTCAACCGCAGTTGCTCGGGCAGCTTCATCGCCGACCTGGGAATCGACGACGAGGTGGGCGACAACGGCAGCGTGGTGTTCCAGGTGTGGCTCGACGGCACGCTGGCCTACGACAGTGGCGCCATCACCGGCGCGTCGCTGCGCCGCACCGCCATCGTGCCGGTGGCCGGTGCGGCCGAGCTGCGCCTGGTAGTGACCGACGGCGGCAACGGCAACGGCTACGACCACGCCGACTGGGGCGGGGCACGTGTCACCGGCTGCGGTGCGCCGCCCGCAGTGGCGATCTCGAACCTGATCGTCAACGACGGCGCCAACTCGGCCGACTGGTCGATCCGCACCAACCTGCAGGCCGGCAACCAGGCCTACGGCGACCGCACCTACACCTGGAGCGCGGTGCCCGCGGCGGTGGCAGGCGGCAACTGGATCCGCACCGCCAACGACTCCAAGGCCTACACCGGCAACCCGACCGTGAGCTTCACGATCTCGGCGGCGGCCGACGTCTACGTCGCGTTCGACAACCGTGCGGCACTGCCCGCGTGGGTCGACAGCAGCTGGACCGATTCGGGCGCGGACATGACTCAGGCCGAAGGCAGCACCTCGCGCGGCTTCAGCCTCTTCCGCAAGCGCTTCAACGCGGGCACGGTGTCGCTCGGGCCGTGGAACGGCGGCGGCACCAGCATGTACACGGTGATCGTGAAGTAGGGGCCATGAAAAAAGGCCGGCAACCGCCGGCCCTTCGGTGACACGGCACGCGCTCCACTCAAAGTGGGCGCGTGCGGCTCTCCAGCCAGGCCAACGCCTCGCCCGCCACGAGCGGCGCGAGGCGTTCGCGCACCACAGAGTGGTAGTGGTTGAGCCAGTCGATCTCGTCCTGGCGCAGCAGGCTGCGGTCGATGCAGCGGGTGTCGATCGGGCACAGCGTGAGCGTCTCGAATTCGAGGAACTCGCCGAAGCGGCCGCCTTCGGCCGTGTTGGCCTGGACGTTGAGTACCAGGTTCTCGATGCGGATGCCCCACTGGCCTTCGCGGTACAGGCCGGGCTCGATGCTCGTCACCATGCCGGGCTCCATCGCCATGTGCGGCGTGGGCACGGCCTTCGAGATGCTTTGCGGGCCTTCATGCACGTTGAGGAAGTAGCCCACGCCGTGGCCGGTGCCGTGGCCGTAGTCGAGGCCCTGCTCCCACAGCGGGGCGCGGGCGATGGCGTCGAGCATCGGCGACAGCGTGCCGCGCGGGAAGCGCGTGCGGCTGAGCGCGATCGTGCCGCGCAGCACCAGCGTGTAGTCGCGCTTCTGGGCCGCGGTGGGCGTGCCGATGGGCCACACGCGGGTGATGTCGGTGGTGCCGCCGAGGTACTGGCCGCCGGAGTCGATGAGCAGCAGGCCCTGGCCGTCGATCACCGCATGCGACTCGGGCGTGGCGCGGTAGTGCGGCATCGCGCCGTTGGCGTTGAAGCCGGCGATGGTGGAGAAGCTCAGCCCCACGAAGCCCTGGCGCTTGGCGCGGGCGGCGGAGAGTTTTTCGTCGATGGTGAGTTCGGTGATGCGTTCCTTGCCGAGCGCCTGCTCGAACCAGGCGTAGAACTCGCACATCGCCGCGCCGTCCTGTGCCATCGCCTGGCGGATGTGGGCGGCCTCGGCGCTGCTCTTGCGGCTCTTGAAGAGCGTGCTCGGGTTGATGGCCTCGACCACCTTCACGGTCGCGGGCACGTTCTCGCGCAGGCCGAGCGTCACGCGGGCGGGGTCGATCAGCAGCGTGTCGCGCTCGCTCAAGGCCTTGAGCGCGGTGCCGGCTTCGGCATAGGGCGCGATCGACACGCCGTCGGCCTTCAGCGCCGCCTGCACGTCGCCCGGCACCTTGCCGTCGGCGACGAAGAGCGTCGCCCCATGCAGGCCGACCAGCGCGTGGGCGAGGAAGACCGGGTTGTAGGTGACGTCGGCGCCGCGCAGGTTGAAGAGCCAGGCGATGTCGTCGACCGTCGAGATGAAATGCTGGTTGGCGCCGTGGCGTGCCATCGCCTCGCGCACCTGCCCGAGCTTGGCGCTGCGGGCTAGCGGTGCATGCGGCGGCTGATGCTCGTAGACCGGCGCGTCGGGCAGGCCCGGGCGCTCGGGCCAGATGGCGGCCAGCACGTCGAAGTCGGTGCGCAGCTTCACGCCGGCGGCGGCGAGGCGGCTCTTCAGTGCCTGGGCTGCGGCAAGGCCGAGCACGCTGCCATCGACGCCGACCGTCTCACCGGCCTTCACCTGCGTGGCCAGCCAGTCGAGATGGTGCGAGGCGGCGCCGGTGGGGATCTTCACGAGCTCGATGCCGGTGCCGGCGACCTCGGCTTCGGCCTGCACCCAGTAGCGGCTGTCGGCGAAGAGGGCGGCGCGGTCGAGCGCGATGGCCAGCGTGCCCATCGAGCCGGTGAAGCCCGAAAGCCACTGACGGCCTTGCCAACGCTCGGGCAGGTATTCCGACAGGTGCGGGTCGCTGGAGGGCACCAGCACCGCGGCGAGGCCTTGCTGCTTCAGCGCGTCGCGCACGCGTTCGAGGCGCAGGCGGATGGGGGAGGTGCGGGTGTCCATGGTCGGGTCCGATCGGGCTGCGGCCTGCCCGGGACGGGCCGGCGCCAAGGTGGGTTTGATTCTAGGAGTGCCCCCGGGTTTGCCCCGGCTGCTCGCGCGGTCTTCAGGCGAGGGGCTGGGTGTCGGGAGCGTCCTGCAGCGGCGGGGCGCTGGCGGATTCGGTCGCACGCGGGGTTTCGGCCACCACCCGCGCATGGCGCTCGAAGGTGAGGTAGGCCCAGGCCCAGTCGATCAGCACCACCAGCCGGTTGCGAAAGCCGATCAGGAAATAGATGTGCGCGAAAAGCCAGAAGAGCCATGCGAAGAGGCCTGAGAAACGGATGGCGCCGAACACCGGCACCGCGAGGTCGACCACCGCGGCACGCCGGCCGATGGTGGCGAGGCTGCCGTAGTCGCGGTAGCGGAAGGGCTCGGTCGGCTCGTGCTTCAGGCGGCGCAGCAGGTTGGCCGCGGCCAGCCGACCCATCTGCTTGGCGGCCGGGCTCACGCCGGGCACGGGTGTGGGTTCGGCATGTGGGTGATCCGGGTCGTAGCTATGCGCGGCGGCCAGGTCGCCGATGACCTGGACCTCGGGGTGTTCGAGCAGGCTCAGGTCGGGTTGCACGACCACGCGGCCGGCGCGGTCGAGTTCGGCGTTCGCGGTGGCGGCCAGCGAGCGGCCGAGCGGCGAGCCGGCCACGCCGGCGGCCCACACCACGGTGTGGGTGGGCAGGTGGTTGATGAGCTGCACGTCGCCTTCGTGGCCTTCGTAGGTGACGCCGGTCTCGTCGATCGCGGTCACCTTGCAGCCGGTGCGCACGTCGACCTTCAGGCGCTTGAGCTGCTCGCGGGCGCGCTGCGAGAGTTCGGGTACGAAGCTGCCGAGCACCTTGCCCGAGCCTTCGAGCAGCACCACGCGGGCGAGCTTGGAGTCGATGCGGCGGAACTGCTGCGCCAGCGTGTGCTGGGCGATCTCGGCCAGCGTGCCGGCCATCTCGACGCCGGTGGGACCGGCGCCGACCACGACGAAGCTCATCCACGCGGCCCGCTCGACCGGATCGGCACAGCGCTCGGCGCGCTCGAAGGCACCGATCACGCGGGCGCGGATGTCGAAGGCGTCGGCCAGCGTCTTCAGGCCCGGTGCGTACGGTGCCCAGTCATCGTGGCCGAAGTAGCTGTGGGTGGCGCCGGCGCCGACGATGAGGTGGTCGTAGTCGAGCCGCTCGCCGTCGTCGAGCACCACCGACTTGTCGGCCGCGTCGATCGCGGTCACCTCGGCCTGCAGCACGGTGAGGTTGCCGCGCTTCATCTCGCGCCGCAGGATGTGGCGGATCGGCGCCGAGATGGCTGGCGCCGACAAGCCCGCGGTCGCCACCTGGTACAGCAGCGGCTGGAAGAGATGGTGGTTGGTGCGGTCGATCAGCGTGATGTTGACCGGCGCCTTCGACAAGGCCTTCACGGCTTCGAGGCCGCCGAAGCCGCAGCCGATGATGAGGACCTTGGGTTTGTGGTTGGGGCGGGAGGTCATACGTTGGCGGATGCTGAGGGTGGGGTGTCGACCGCGAGCCGCCCCCGCACCATCTGGATGTGGCTGCGCAGCGCATACAGCTCGTCGGCGTAGCTGAGCGGCACCGACACATGCTCCACGCTGCGTTCAATGTCGTCGAGCTCCTTCATCAGCTCATCCGCAGGCCGCTTGCCCTGTGCGTCTTCCACCACGCGCAGCCGCCCGTACCAGCGGAACACCCGCGAGCGGATGCGGAACTCATACAGCGGCGGCAGCACCCGGCTCAGCGGGATGAGGATGGCGATGATCGACAGCAGCGCCACCCACATGCGATCCACCAGGTTGGCCAGCCAGAAGGGCATGAATTGCTGCAGGAACGGCGTGCCCTTGGCATAGAAGCGCTGGGCCTCGTCGGCGACTGGCCGCTCGGTGCCCTTGATGCTCGGAAAGTCTCCCTTGCGCTGGAACCAGCCCGCCTCGCCGTGGATCTGCTGCGCCGCCTGCACGAAGAGCTGGATCAGCGCCGGGTGTGTGCCCTGGCGCGCCACCAGCGTGGCGGTGGGGGCGATGAGGTGCACGTCGGCCGGCGGCATGTCGGCGGCGAGGTCGACCACGCCGCGCGGCAGCGTCACCGCGCTCAGGAAGGCGAAGCGGCGCGAATATGCATCGGCCTGGTTGAAACTGAAGAGCTTGATGCCGGGCGTCTGCAGCAGCATCTGCACCATCACCGACTCGGGGGCGCTGGCGAAGCTGACGGCGTCGATGTTGCCTTCGAGCAGACCCTGCACCGCGGGCGTCTGTGCTTCGCGCAGCAGGGTGATGCTGGCGGTGTCGACCTTGTTGGCTTCGAGCAGCCGGCGCATCAGGTTGGGCACGCCGCTGCCGCGGGCGCCGATGTTGAGCTTCCAACCCGGCAGCTGGGCCAGACTGGTGAGCGAATCCGACTTCAGCAGCCGCTTCGCCGAGTCTTCGCGGTAGAAGATCCACACCGGCTCGTAGAAGAGGCTGCCGAGCGAGACCAGCGAGTCCTCTTCTTCGTCGGCCGGCCGTCGCTCGCGCTCGTCGGCGCCGCCTTGCACGAAGGCGATGTCGACGCCCGAGGCCGCGTCGCGCAGCAGGCGCAGGTTCTCGGCTGCACCGTTGGTGGGCCGCAGCTCGACGGTGATGCCGTGCTGCTTGAGGAACTGCACATAGCGGCGGCCGAACTCGGCATAGGCGCCCTGGTCGACGCCGGTGGCCAGCACCACCTTGCGCGGCGGCGTGGGGTCGAGCACCCAGTAGGCCAGCGCCAGCAGCACCAGCGCCAGCAGCAGAAAGGGGCCCGCGGTGGCGATCAGGTCGCGGGCCGACAGCAAGGTGTTGCGCAGGACTTTGGGCATGGCGGGAACGATACCGTATGCTTTTTCGTCCCTGCTCCCTTCACCCCTGATGCGCATCCTCCTCGTCGAAGACGACCGCATGATCGGCGACAGCCTGCGCAACACGCTGCGCCAGGACGGCCACGCCGTCGACTGGGTGCGCGACACCGGCGCCGCCCAGGCCACGCTCGGCACCGAGCGCTTCGACCTCGTGCTGCTCGACCTGGGCCTGCCACCCACCGCCGATGCCGCCCCCAGCGGCGAAGGCGGCCTGGGCGTGCTGCGCTGGCTGCGCGGCCGGGCCGACGCCACGCCGGTGATCGTGCTGACCGCGCGCGATGCCCTCGGCGACCGGGTGAAGGGGCTCGATGCCGGCGCCGACGACTACCTCGCCAAGCCCTTCGAGTTCGACGAACTCAATGCCCGCATGCGCGCCGTGCTGCGCCGCCACAGCGGGCGTGCGCAGCCGGTGCTGTCGCACCGCGGCGTGACGCTCGACCCGGCCACCCGGCAGGTCACGCACGACGGGCAGCCGGTGATCCTGTCGGCGCGCGAATTCGCGGTGCTGGAAGCGCTGATGACCCGCCCCGGCGCGCTGCTCTCGCGGGCCCAGCTCGAAGACAAGCTCTACGGCTGGGGCGAAGAGATCGAGAGCAACGCCGTCAGCGTCTACATCCACCAGCTGCGCCGCAAGCTCGGGGCGGAGTTCATCCAGAACATGCGCGGCGTGGGTTACTTCATTCCGGCATGAAGGTCGAGCGCCGGGCCGCCCCAAGCCGACCGCGCCCCCTCGGGGGGCAGGAGCGAAGCGACGTGGGGGCTTCATGAAATCCATTCGCGCCCGTTTGCTGCTCGTGCTGCTGGGCATGCTGACCCTCATCGCCCTGGTGATGGGCGGCGTGACCTACCGCAACGTGCTGGCTGAGACCGAGGCCCTGTTCGACTACCAGCTGCGCCAGATGGCGCTCTCGCTGCGCGACCAGGGCGAGGTGAGCGAGAGCCAGGCCGGCGCGCTGGCCAACGAGCAGCTCGACTTCGTGGTGCAGATCTGGACGCTCGACGGCCGCAGCATCTACGCCACCCGCGCGCATGAAGACCTGCCCTCGCGCGCGCTGCTGGGCCTGGCCGACGTGCGCGTGAAGGGCGAAATCTGGCGCACCTACAGCGTCGCCACGCCGGGGCGCGTGATCCAGGTGGCGCAGCCGCTGGCCACACGCCAGCGCCTGGCGGCCGAGGCGGCGCTGCGCAGCGTGGTGCCGCTGCTCGTCCTCGTGCCGCTGCTGGCGGGGCTCGCGTGGTGGTTGTCGGCGATGGCGCTGTCGCCGCTCAACCGGGTGGCCGCCGAAGTCAAGTCGCGCGACGACAAGCTGCTGCAGCCGCTGGCCGAGCAGGGCCTGCCCGACGAAGTGTCGCCGCTCGTCAACGCGCTCAACGGCCTGTTGCAGCGCCTGGGCCAGACGCTCGACACGCAGCGCGCCTTCCTCTCCGACGCGGCGCACGAGCTGCGCTCGCCGCTCACCGCGCTCAAGCTGCAGATCGAGTCGCTGCGGCGAGCGCCCGACGACGACGCGCGCGCCAAGGCGGTGTCATCGCTCTCCGACGGCATCGACCGCGCGGCCCGCATCGTCGAGCAGCTGCTCGCGCTGGCCCGCAGCGAGCCGGGCGCGCAGCCCCCGCCGATGGAGCCGCTCGACTTGTCGGAGCTGGTGCGCCAGGCGGTGGCCGACACCGTGCCCTATGCCTTGTCGCGCGGCAGCAGCTTCTCGCTGCAGGCCGATGCGCCGGTCACCGTGCGCGGCGAGCGCCAGGGGCTGACCGCGCTGGTGCGCAACCTCGCCGACAACGCGGTGCGCTACGCACCGCCCGGCTCGCAGGTGGAGCTGCGGGTGTCGCTGGAACAGGGCGTGCCGCTGCTGCAGGTCGACGATGCCGGCCCCGGCATTCCCGCATCCGAGCGTGAACGGGTGTTCGATCGTTTCTACCGTCGGGCCTCCGGTGGCGAAGAGGGCACGGGCCTCGGCCTGGCCATCGTGCGCAGCGTCGCCGCCCACCACGGTGCCACGGTCACGCTGGGCCAGTCGCCGCTGGGGGGATTGCAGGTGCGGGTGCGCTTTCCTGCGCCCTAGGAA
Protein-coding regions in this window:
- a CDS encoding ATP-binding protein; this encodes MKSIRARLLLVLLGMLTLIALVMGGVTYRNVLAETEALFDYQLRQMALSLRDQGEVSESQAGALANEQLDFVVQIWTLDGRSIYATRAHEDLPSRALLGLADVRVKGEIWRTYSVATPGRVIQVAQPLATRQRLAAEAALRSVVPLLVLVPLLAGLAWWLSAMALSPLNRVAAEVKSRDDKLLQPLAEQGLPDEVSPLVNALNGLLQRLGQTLDTQRAFLSDAAHELRSPLTALKLQIESLRRAPDDDARAKAVSSLSDGIDRAARIVEQLLALARSEPGAQPPPMEPLDLSELVRQAVADTVPYALSRGSSFSLQADAPVTVRGERQGLTALVRNLADNAVRYAPPGSQVELRVSLEQGVPLLQVDDAGPGIPASERERVFDRFYRRASGGEEGTGLGLAIVRSVAAHHGATVTLGQSPLGGLQVRVRFPAP